The window ATTTAAGCGGTATTCTTCAAAGCCGCCAGCACCGCCCCAGCTAAAATCGGGTACATGGTTTGGCGGGAAACCTGCATCAAACACATTAGCACCCACGCCTACTACTGTACCGGTATTAAACATCGTATTAATGCTACATTTGGCATGATCGCCCATAATCAGGCCGCAAAATTGCAAACCGGTTTTACGATAATGCCCAGTAGCATAATCCCACAGCCTTACCTCGGCATAGTTATTTTTAAGGTTACTGTTATTGGTGTCGGCACCCAGGTTGCACCATTCCCCTACTACTGCATTGCCTAAATATCCTTCGTGCCCTTTATTGCTATAGCCCCAAATTACGGCGTTGTTTACCTCGCCGCCTACGCGGCAATAAGGCCCAATAGTTGTAGCGCCATATATTTTTGTGCCCATTTTTACCTGCGAGTGCTCGTTAATAGCAAAAGCCCCGCGAATGTTGGTCCCTTCCCAAATTTCGGTATTAGCTGCTAAATATATCGGGCCGTTAATGGTACTAAAGCTACAGCATTCGGCCTGTGCGCCTTCTTCGGCAAAAAAATCGGTACCGATAATGGTATTGGTACTGCTCATCACAGCGCTTTCGCGGCCTTTGGTAAGCAGATTAAAATCTTTACGCAGCTCAATATCATTATAACGGAAAATATATTCGGGGTGCCGCACAATAACCGGCAGGCTGCTAACGCTTGCGGCAAGATATTTTGTAGCCGGATCAAAACTGGCAGCATCTGTGGCATCTAACCGTGCAGCAATCAACTGATCCTGGTAGTTTAACGCTTGCCCCAACCGCAGCTTATCAATAGCTTCCAGCAGGTTTTCGTCGGGGCAAACCGCTCCATTTATAAAAAGATTATCGTCCGTAATATTTATGGGGAATTTACCCTGCAAATACCTGCGGGTATGCCACGAATAATCCTGATTCAAATGTTTGGCCCATTTTTCTGCAATAGTTAAAATACCTATCCTTAAGTTACCTACCGGGCGGGTAAAAACAAGGGGCAGCAGGTTCTGGTACGCGTTATCGTCGAAAAGGATGATGGCCATGGCGCAAAAATAAAAAAAGTCCCGACTGTATAGCCGGGACTTTCAAATTATATTTAAAAGTATAATTACTTTTTGTTGTAACGGGTACGGAATTTATCGATACGGCCTGCAGTATCAACCAGTTTCATTTTACCGGTATAGAATGGATGCGAGGTATGCGAAATTTCCAATTTCACTAATGGGTATTCATTGCCATCTTCCCATTTCACTGTTTCGCGGGTATCGATGCATGATTTAGTTATGAAAGAATATTCGTTAGACATATCTTTAAACACAACTAATCTATAATTTTTTGGATGCAGGTCTTTTTTCATTTCTTTATTCCTTATAAAAGAGGTGCAAAGATAGTGAAATATTTGAAATTCAAAAAAGCAAATTCAAAATACTTTCCACATTTTGGGATTATCCAAGATACGGGATCAAAAAACTGCAAACCTGAATTCTTAAGACAAGAATAACATCTGCGCGTTTTGCGACACTTTATTTCACGCCCTTTGGGTGACTTATTTACGCAGTAACTTTGTTATGACGCAGTTCTTCGAACAGTTCGATCACTTTCTTCTGCAGATCGATCACTTCGGTTTCACGATCCATCAGCTTTTTGTTAACAGTTTCCAGTTCGTTTTGAAATTTTTGATCCTGTTCAGTCTCATTAAATGTAAGCAACTGAACAACAGTCATTTCAAATAGCGTAGAGATTTGCTCGAGACGTGACAGGTTAATATCAGTAATACCGGTCTCTATTTTAGAGAAAGCTGGGATAGAAATGTCCAAACGTTTGGCCACATCTTCCTGACTCCATCCTTTTTGATGACGTAGTAATCTGATTTTTTTTCCAAGGGTTTTCATAATTAATTAAGGATAAAGGTTTCTCAATAGTTAATAAAGTTACGAATAAATTTTACTTTTCAAAAAATTATTAATTCAAATATTTTTTAATATATTATTAGCTAAAGCTGCCAAATCTATCCCACCAAAGTTGCCCGAGCTCATTAACAGCAGGTTTTTCCCGTTTATTTCTATCCTTTCCAGGTATTTTTTTAGTTCGCCCGGATCATTAAAAAACAACAGATCATCTTTATCAAAAGCCTTTTTAACTACTGAAGCATCGTAAGGCTCCATCTTTTTTTGTTCAAATGTTTTGCTGTCAATAAACACTATCGCTTCTGTCGCTGCATCAAGCGTACCGGCATACTGGCTTAAAAAATCTTTATTTAAACTGCTAAATGTATGCAATTCTATGCAAGCTACCAACTTCCTGTCTAAAAACTGATTTTTTACTGCTTGTATAGTTGCCTGTAGTTTTGAAGGCGAGTGGGCAAAGTCCTTATAAATATTAGTGCTCTCATTTTTACCCAAAAGTTCTAACCTGCGTGCTGCGCCTTTAAATTTGGTAAGTGCCTGGTAAAAATCCCCGGTACTAATACCTAATTGTTTACATACCAACCGTGCCGCTTCTGCATTTAACAAATTATGCTCACCAAAAATCTCTAACGGATATTGCTTTCCATCACTTACAATTGAAGTAACCCCATTATCTATCTGGTACTGTGGCAATTGGTATGGAATTTTGGTTACACTTGTTGTATCGTCGGCTTCAACAGCTTCATTAAGTACCGTATCCGTTTTACTGTAAATAAGTGTCCCGCCTGCCTGAATGGTTTTAATAAACAGGCGAAACTGTTCTACATAGCTATCAAATGTTGGGAACACATTAATATGATCCCACGCAATTCCGCTGATAACACCAATATTTGCCTTGTATAAATGAAACTTGGGCCGGCGGTCAATCGGCGAAGCCAGGTATTCGTCCCCTTCTATTACTATAACAGGCGCATCTGTTAGCTTAACCATAGTTTCAAAGCCGGCTAACTGTGCCCCCACCAGGTAATCAAAATCCTTACCGGCTTGTTGCAGTACGTGCAGTATCATGCTGGTAATGGTAGTTTTACCATGACTGCCGCCAATAACTATACGCAGTTTATCTTTCGATTGCTCATAAATATATTCAGGATACGAATAAATTTTTAATCCCAATTCTTGTGCTTTAAGCAATTCGGGATTATCTGTGCGGGCATGCATCCCTAAAATAACGGCATCAATATCAGTCGTAATTTTTTCAGGGTACCACCCATTCTGCTGTGGCAATATCCCATATTTTTCTAGCCTTGTACGCGATGGTTCAAATAGCACGTCGTCCGATCCGCTTACATCAAATCCTTTGTTATGCAAAGCGATAGCCAGATTGTGCATGGCACTGCCGCCTATTGCAATAAAATGTACCCTCATATATAGTTGACGTAACCTGCTGGTTATTAAATAATGCTGCAAAGAAACACAAAAACGGCAATCGTTACAATTAATTTTATTAACCCGCTATGTGTTTAACCTATTTTAACAATAAAACCGGCACCGATGAATTGGAAGCCAACTGTTGCGAAATACTGCTATGCATTAACGATTGGAAAAAGCTATACCTATGGGGCAAGGCAATAACCATTTCAGCACGATGTTCTTCGGCAAAATTGAGTATACCCTTAATTATATTAGGGCTGTTTATAAAGTAATAATGCGGATGATAGTTTTTTAACATGTTATGTAAAGCGCTTTCCTGGGCCAATTGGCCGGCATCAGCATTTGCATGCCTGCCGTCACGATCTATATTAACAACCAATAACTTTATCTGTTGCCTGCCCAGCAGTTTATGCAATATTTCCATGGGCATATTTTGGGTTACCTGCTTAAAATCGCAGGCAATAACAGCCTGGTCTATCAATTTATATTTATAACCGGGCGGCACTACAATTACTGGCGCCGGACTGGCTTTTGATACCTTAACCACATGGCTTCCAATACCGGGCTGCCCCAAGCTGCTATTACCTTTGCTACCTAAAAACACCAGGTCAACATTATCCTCTGTCACCGCATCTACTACGGCCCGCAATAAATGTGACCTGTTTAAACGGGTACGGACCTTAACCCCGCTCCTTACCATCTTTTGCAGCTTGCGCTTCAGTTGTGCTAACTGATTTAATCTATCTGTCACGCTTTCCTCAATTTCCTGTTCACGCAACATCAGCATATCGGGGTTAGGCAACATATCTTCATAAGGTGATATATAATAAGCATTCATCAGAATAATTTCCTCGGTGTCTGTTTGCTGGCTTAAAGCGGCTGCAAAATGGGCAGCATTGTTGGCAGCTTCTGAAAAATCGATAAGTACCAGGTAGGTCTTCATATATATGGGATATCCTTTGGGGGCATTCCCTAAAGTTGATACAAATTTGCACAGTAAATGGTTTTAAACTGTCAGGGCCGGCTCATTTTATGTGTTTAAACATGATTTTATCTGCCTGATGAAAAAGGCTCAGCCGGAAGCCATAAACAGCGTCATATCGCTTAGCATTATGTTCCATAATAAAAACATTCACTAAACTTGCATATGAAGAAAACCTTTATTGTTACCCTGTGCTTTCTTTTACCCGCTATTATTTGCCGGGCACAATACGTTACGCTGGCCTTAAACCTTACAAAAGGCCAAACCTATTATCAAAATACCAATGCGGTTGCCACTGTTGAACAAACTGTTAATGGAGTAAAGACTACTGTTACAAGTACTATTACAGGCAGGATAGCTTTTAAAATAACAGGCATACGCGATAGTTTGTACGATATGGAAATACGGTATGAACGCCTGTCGCTAAAGATGCAGTTACCCGGCGGCAATATCATGGCTTACAACGCTGATAAAGTACAAGCTGGCGACCCTATGTCGGGCATATTTGCCGCTTTTAAAAACCAGCCGATAAAATTGGTACTCACGAAAACAGGTAATATCCAATTGATGGATGGAATAGATGCCATTATTAATAGGGTGGTTGATAATTTTACGGGGGCTGATGCGGGACAAAAAGCACAGATAAAAAGCATGCTGCAGCAATCGTTTGGCGAGCGTGGTTTCCGCAGCAATTTTGAATTGGGGACAGCCATATTCCCGTCTATCCCCGTCAGGAAAGGGGTTGTTTGGGTTATCAATAGCCAGCTGCAAAGCGCAAGGCCGGCCAATGTGCATGCAATTTATGATCTTCGTGATATTACGGGTACTTATTATCTTATCCATGTCAATTCAAAAATTGATTATATGAATAAAGACGCTTTCGAAAATTCAGGGAGTGCTTTGATGAGATATAACCTTGATGGCCATATAACCGGGGATATTGTAGTTGACAAAATGACCGGCTGGGTAAAACAATCAACTATAAATCAAACAATTGGCGGCACCACCGAAGTAAAAACTAATGCGCTCGCTGCCCCAAGCATGGTGATACCCATGGTAATGAAAAGTGATATTGTAATTACGGGAGATAATTAGTCATTGGTCGTTGGGAAACTCTGAGAGTTTCAACCATGCAATCAAATGACTAATGAAGCCGAAGGCACAATGATATCAATG of the Mucilaginibacter boryungensis genome contains:
- a CDS encoding putative sugar nucleotidyl transferase, with the translated sequence MAIILFDDNAYQNLLPLVFTRPVGNLRIGILTIAEKWAKHLNQDYSWHTRRYLQGKFPINITDDNLFINGAVCPDENLLEAIDKLRLGQALNYQDQLIAARLDATDAASFDPATKYLAASVSSLPVIVRHPEYIFRYNDIELRKDFNLLTKGRESAVMSSTNTIIGTDFFAEEGAQAECCSFSTINGPIYLAANTEIWEGTNIRGAFAINEHSQVKMGTKIYGATTIGPYCRVGGEVNNAVIWGYSNKGHEGYLGNAVVGEWCNLGADTNNSNLKNNYAEVRLWDYATGHYRKTGLQFCGLIMGDHAKCSINTMFNTGTVVGVGANVFDAGFPPNHVPDFSWGGAGGFEEYRLNKALETTAKVFARREHRNFDENEQAILKEVFELTKEYREGWG
- a CDS encoding type B 50S ribosomal protein L31 translates to MKKDLHPKNYRLVVFKDMSNEYSFITKSCIDTRETVKWEDGNEYPLVKLEISHTSHPFYTGKMKLVDTAGRIDKFRTRYNKK
- a CDS encoding helix-turn-helix domain-containing protein; protein product: MKTLGKKIRLLRHQKGWSQEDVAKRLDISIPAFSKIETGITDINLSRLEQISTLFEMTVVQLLTFNETEQDQKFQNELETVNKKLMDRETEVIDLQKKVIELFEELRHNKVTA
- a CDS encoding UDP-N-acetylmuramate--L-alanine ligase, translating into MRVHFIAIGGSAMHNLAIALHNKGFDVSGSDDVLFEPSRTRLEKYGILPQQNGWYPEKITTDIDAVILGMHARTDNPELLKAQELGLKIYSYPEYIYEQSKDKLRIVIGGSHGKTTITSMILHVLQQAGKDFDYLVGAQLAGFETMVKLTDAPVIVIEGDEYLASPIDRRPKFHLYKANIGVISGIAWDHINVFPTFDSYVEQFRLFIKTIQAGGTLIYSKTDTVLNEAVEADDTTSVTKIPYQLPQYQIDNGVTSIVSDGKQYPLEIFGEHNLLNAEAARLVCKQLGISTGDFYQALTKFKGAARRLELLGKNESTNIYKDFAHSPSKLQATIQAVKNQFLDRKLVACIELHTFSSLNKDFLSQYAGTLDAATEAIVFIDSKTFEQKKMEPYDASVVKKAFDKDDLLFFNDPGELKKYLERIEINGKNLLLMSSGNFGGIDLAALANNILKNI
- a CDS encoding universal stress protein is translated as MKTYLVLIDFSEAANNAAHFAAALSQQTDTEEIILMNAYYISPYEDMLPNPDMLMLREQEIEESVTDRLNQLAQLKRKLQKMVRSGVKVRTRLNRSHLLRAVVDAVTEDNVDLVFLGSKGNSSLGQPGIGSHVVKVSKASPAPVIVVPPGYKYKLIDQAVIACDFKQVTQNMPMEILHKLLGRQQIKLLVVNIDRDGRHANADAGQLAQESALHNMLKNYHPHYYFINSPNIIKGILNFAEEHRAEMVIALPHRYSFFQSLMHSSISQQLASNSSVPVLLLK
- a CDS encoding DUF6263 family protein, yielding MKKTFIVTLCFLLPAIICRAQYVTLALNLTKGQTYYQNTNAVATVEQTVNGVKTTVTSTITGRIAFKITGIRDSLYDMEIRYERLSLKMQLPGGNIMAYNADKVQAGDPMSGIFAAFKNQPIKLVLTKTGNIQLMDGIDAIINRVVDNFTGADAGQKAQIKSMLQQSFGERGFRSNFELGTAIFPSIPVRKGVVWVINSQLQSARPANVHAIYDLRDITGTYYLIHVNSKIDYMNKDAFENSGSALMRYNLDGHITGDIVVDKMTGWVKQSTINQTIGGTTEVKTNALAAPSMVIPMVMKSDIVITGDN